GTAACTTGTGCTGTTCCTGCAGGAGACATCTCCAGGAAATCCCAGCTTCAGACAGCAATATTTCCACAAGCTTCACATGGTCATGGGACCCCACCAAGACATCAGAGCTACTCTCGGGCATGGGAGTGTCTGTCCTTAAGAAAGAGAAGCTGGGCAGTGAGAACACCCCTCAGGAGCTGCTAGTGTCTCTTTATCCTCCTCAGAAACGACAGAAAGTGAAAGAGAAGGACAAGGACTTTGTGATTGCACGCAGGCCTAGGCTGCTCCGAGAGACAGAGTCAGGTAGAGTAACAACAGCCCAAGCTTGTGTCAGCTTGTAACAGTGACAATGACTGAGGTTGGGTACTACAAATCACTAATAGTTTAGTTGCTTCTTACATAGTTTGGTCTCTCTGAGCAAACTCTAGTCCTTGGATCTAGTGAATCGTGTGTGTTTCTTTCAAGTCTTTCTTTTTTATCTCCCACAAACTTGACTTTCCCCTCCCACATCTAGACAAGCCTGCAGGCCCTAAAGAGAGCCTTACTGTAAGGAAGTGGTTCACTCTATTGCTTCCTTAAAGGAGACCTGTGAATGGATAGTATCTTATCATCTCTGGAGAAAATATTTCCCATGAGTCATAGAGACTGATAGCTACTATGCAGCCTATCATTTCTTCTATTCTGTTTTCTTCAATGACGATTAAATAGGATTTTGAATTTCGCCCATTTCCCAGATCTGTAGTACAGCAGTTTTGGCCAACAGAGGGTGGATTAAAAAAAGAGATCAACTCAGATAGTATAATCTGTTGCTGGAGGGATGTTTCTGAATCTATCTGAAGATCTCTGATCTAAACGTCACAAGAGATGAATAGTCTCATAGCCTTCATAAAACCTCAGTTTGAGCTGCTTCCTTACCATCTAATAACTTACTAATGCTTATGACTTTCTTTATGGTATTTTGGTGAGTTTACAGGGGCTGTTTTTTGAACTGTCACCCATCTCATTTGTGCTCAACCTgtcaaatatttcttttcagataAAGTTGTGATCTGGGAAGTGCTGGCTGGGGTTCCTATCTAAAATGTACAGGGTCTCCCATCCCATTTAGGGAGGTAATTCCTTGTTCCACAGACCTCTTTGGAGCAGTAACAGCATTTTCTAGATGTACATAATGCCTTGAAAACGTACTTGCTTAAGAAAAGAATGTTTGGATTTTAGGCAGAGCAATAGCTCAATATGCATTAGGGGCTGCAGTTGGTAGAGTCATGAATCTTAAGAAGGGCTAATTGCACAAGAGCAGAATAGCTGCATCCCTTTCAGAAAGAGATTCTGGTTATGGAACTCTTTATACACTTTCTCAGAACACGATGGGTTGGACAAACAAGCTTCAGAAGACAAATGTGGGACAATGCTGTTGGCAGCTATTTTTGCACCTGTTCACACAGCATCTAGTAACATCTTGGATGAGATGGTAGTAGTAGTAATATAATACCTTTCCAATAAGGAAATGTAAGTACCTAAGTAGTGGACTAGTGTATCCCTAGATCAACAAGGGAATAAGGTAGTGATGGTAGGGCAGGGAATTTGTCCGTTGTCTTTAATATTTTTGTCTAATGGCAAAACTGTTGAAATGGCTAATCAGTGGACAAAAATGAATCCAATCTATGTAAAACCTGTTGACTGTTTTCTTAAAGGTATTTCTTGGGATGCACTACCAGATGAATTACTATTAGGGATCTTGGCATACTTGCCCCTAATTGACCTGCTAAAAGTTTCCCAGGTTTGCAAGAGATGGCAATGCCTAGCGTGAGTATTGCTTTTTACTTGTAGGTATTGAGAACAATGTTGCTTTTTAAAGGTTGTTAAATGGTCTTTTTCTCATTTTGATGTGCAGGTGTAATTCTGTCTACACTGAAagtgggttacacatgcattAAGAGACTCTAGACTCATTTGATTCCTGATGTTTAAATGGAGACTGTCACTTGAGAACCACACTTATCTGGAAATTTTACATTTGGGCTGTGCCCCTAACTAATTTAAAGCCTCTGCTCTCTTCCAGGCCTCCCAATAATGAGACCTGGGGTCTTGCCCACTCCTTCACTCCCTCCCCGCAGTATGTAGTGTAGTCTGAGCTCTTCCATCATGCACCCACCCGTTCCATTCATTGATTCCAGGCTCCTATCTTCCCCCAAATTCCCTAAGTCTTGCCTCCCACTAAACAAATAATGCCCCCTTTCCCACAGAGTTCCAGTACTTGCAGGAGACTACAGCCTATCGCAGTGAGTTTCATGCAGTATCTTGGCTCTTCATATTCAGGAATAAGAATGCGCTTTGCTGTCAGATCAGTGAGAAATCTCAGTAATGTTTGTATAAGTAAATCCTTGCTGAGTTGACTTCCTTGTTTTGCACATTCATTTGTAATATTAAAACCTGTTGATGACAGTGTCCTTTGCTTTGGCCTTTCATTACTTACTAACCAGCAAACTCCTTTCCTCCCTAGGTTTGATGAATCGCTCTGGCAGACCCTTGATCTGACTGGTAAAAATCTGCTGCCAGGAGTGATTGGGCAGTTGCTCCCTGTGGGTGTAACTGTATTCCGTTGTCCAAGATCCTGTATTGGGAAACCATTGTTTAAAAACAACCGGTAAGGCTGTCACCATCTTTTGGTGCCCTGGAACAAAGTCTCTCTTTCAGTTTTTCATATATTTCAACCAATCTCTTTGATTTAGCACCTCTGGTTGTCACTTGTGGCATCTATAAATTTTGGAATACAGGCAGCATGGAGCAGGGAATAAGGCACTGGGCTGACTATCAGGGGAGCTGCATTCTGTTCTTTCTTGATTCAAAAATTGTTCAAGAACTGATGAACACAATCTTGAGGAGTATAGTCTACTACCATTCAGTAAATTTTTCTTTAAGAACCAAGAACTACTGACCACTGAAGTATATTTCTTTGCAAAGTTAAAGGAAATATGATTTAACTTTAGCATAGACAGAGATATTGTGAGTCTTAAAGATTTGTATGCCTCAAAGTAAATAGAATTTTGCAGTTTTGGTAACCAGCTTAGTAGCAATGATGGATCAGACATGCATTAAAGTGTATACATTTTCTGCTAGCTGTGCATTCATTTGTAGTATACAAATGCAGTATGCtacctgaattttaaaaaaatattaaaatccattttttatggtctgcctttctcctttcctctctttAGACCTCTTAGAGTGAAACATATGGACATATCCAACTGCACAATAAGTGTTGCAGATCTCCATACTATTCTTTGTCGTTGTGACAGACTACAGAACCTCAGCTTGGAAGGACTGGTGCTTTCTGATGATATAATTAGGTGAGTGGGCATGTTCAAAAGTGTAAGGTTCCTGCATCTCAGGACCATGGGCACCTCCTTTGGTGGCATCAGTGAATCATCAGCACTTATGCCTGGTTAGTCTGTCGGGCATCCTAGCTTCCAACTGAGCAAGTAGCAGCTTAGGCCTCCTGAGTGAGGGCCGAATAAGTCAACTGTTAGTGGCTCTGGCCTTCTGCCCTAAGGGTTAGCACTCCTCCAGCCCAAAATGGaggattgggggcaggggaacctggacccaccctgctccaccaggtcccagcccagggcactaGAAACGACAGGTGATTCCATCTTGGGGTTGCCGGGAGAACGTGCGGTCACTGTCTTGCCTCCCAGCAACACAACAGACCAATGTGTCGGTTcctttgttataccaataaaataaaaaccagcagtatcttattaaaggggaaaaggcaaaatgccacatgtattgtgaatacagaaagaatcatagtaagcagttagttatagctataacattccattcaatttcatattcattcatacacacacaagttctgcaaggttgttatcatagttaccagccttagagttgctcatgccaagccactggccaggtggcctggacatgaggagggagcagggccttgtcagatgctcatctgatgctcctggaagttggtttgcagaatcagaccccaaagttctcactttctagagtccatttttataggaatttctttctatgccagtctatgggaattgcttcatcatgctgttgctgaatcaatcagcagatggcacattcctgatggctccgtgctgccagatgttatcttgttctttggttctcccattcttgaggctgttgggtggattccagtctgccctcagggggtcctctggttatttccacttgacgccttcttcagccgatggacactggattcttaggctggcacctccctgatcattcagttattatttacaccaagcatccatccacatacatcctctgtctctatcacaattgttaacaaagcgagatgaatacaacaaaagggcggggagtctctgggtgctgtttcttttgttacgaagtatcgctttgagtctctctctgtgtgagtagttgttgttacaaagaattactttgagaacagactctgtcttaggatgtactaacacaattagcagcttgcaggtttcacacagagggagagaaacagtaccaaaaaccaagagacctcttaattagtaatatcctggaatttaaactatggggaatcaaattcatttgtgatttttaatacagaacttctttaatatgatccaacaccttGGGGTTCTTCCTACCAGCATCTGGTGGGGCTGCTCCATGGCCACCGGGGCCTGGTTCCCCCTCTCCTTGTCAGACGGCCTGCTCTCCACTCCCTCTTTGGGTTTCTCAGTCTTCCGGGGTAGCAGTTTCCTTCCCTCCAAGCTGGCTCTGGAGGGTCATCGCCTGCCACAGTGGGACAGACGTCTTGCTCCTTCCCTGGTCTGACTCTTAACTGAGCTGCGGGGCCCTGTTCTTGTACTACTTGCccctgcgagagagagagagagagagagaagggactgGTTTAGTTGAGCCCAGCAGGGTGAGTTAACCTCCTCTGTGCTGGAATGAGGCCACAAGAAGTATTCAATACAAGAAATATTCAATAATAACtttatttatttgccttcttgtGTGCAGAAGGCTCCCCAGACAACTTACAAATGCAGGCCCTCGTTTTGTAAATAGCTAGAGTAGCACAGACTTCAGCAAGATCACACTTTGGTGCAGGGGTCTGCATAGGCACATCTACTTACAGGATTGAGgcttattttacaaatgggataATTGCTTTATCcatcacagaaatgcagccacctctgaggtgaaacatggcagctgtttaacagggCAGAGGAACATTAAAACTGCAAGGGAAATATTCAATTAGGCAGAATGTAAATATCCAAAtaggaatttggccaggacccTAGAGATAATAGCCTTTTTCAAGTGTATGATTTGTCAAGTACACTAATGCAGCAGGTAAACAGTTACAGAACATCTATTTAACCGTTAAATTGAAAACCTAGGGCTCACTAGGCAGAGATGCACAAATGTATCTTTACTAAATTAAGGCCATCTTGAGCCTGGAACTTAGTTATGAAAACAAACCATAAAATTGATAATACCAGGAGAGATGTGAAAGCATTGTGACACTCCATCTATGGTCTTTACAGAAGCATCGCTCAGAATTCCAGTTTGGTGCGATTAAATCTCTCTGGATGTTCTGAATTTTCTGCAGAAGCATTGATGATGATGTTGATCAGCTGTTCTGGGTAAGACAGAATTAATTTATATACCTGTTGATATTCCTGGGAGAAATGATCAtctgagcaccccctggcataAGTGTATAACTTTTATGAACTATAATTTGTGTTCTTGAACATCTAAATAGGGTATTTTCCTCCACGGAAGATTCAGATAATTCATGTTTTTGTTAAACTTATCTTCCTTAAAGATGGGTACAtttatctggggtgggggagggagtttaACTATGTCTGTTTTGAATATCCTCATGCAAAGTTGATTTCCTTATTGAAAGAGTGACAAGTTAAACTCTGTCAAAGTGAAAGTGTGTCTTTAAAAATTGTGAAATGATATCTGATGAGCTCCCTTTACACAGTGTGTGCAGCTTTGATGGTAGAAAAGATCACTTCATGTTAAAACAATCCTTCAAAAACATACAGAGTCGTTCTAACTGATGTAGTACTGTTATAAAAATTTGACAGCTGGTGGAGACTCACGTTCTGTGATCTGCCAACATGAAGAAGGATGgtctgtggttaaggcactgaactgggacttgggagatctgtgGCAGAAAATGAATCCAGAGTTCGTGTGTAATGTTGGAGAAACTACTTAatgcaaagtttcagagtagcagccgtgttagtctgtatctgcaaaaagaaaaggagtacctctggcaccttagagacaaacaaatttatttgagcacaagctttcgtgagctacagctcacttcattggatgcgtgcagtggaaaatacagcgaggagcccaccttgattatcactacgaaaggtgTGTCGTCGTCGTGTCGTGtccgccccccactctcctgctggtaatagctcaccttacctgatcactcttgttaccatacacactgtaacgcccattgtttcatgttctctgggtatataaaactccccactgtattttccactgcatgcatccgatgaagtgagctgtagctcacgaaagcttttgctcaaataaatttgttagtctctaaggt
The sequence above is a segment of the Natator depressus isolate rNatDep1 chromosome 5, rNatDep2.hap1, whole genome shotgun sequence genome. Coding sequences within it:
- the SKP2 gene encoding S-phase kinase-associated protein 2 translates to MLLRQATMHRRHLQEIPASDSNISTSFTWSWDPTKTSELLSGMGVSVLKKEKLGSENTPQELLVSLYPPQKRQKVKEKDKDFVIARRPRLLRETESGISWDALPDELLLGILAYLPLIDLLKVSQVCKRWQCLAFDESLWQTLDLTGKNLLPGVIGQLLPVGVTVFRCPRSCIGKPLFKNNRPLRVKHMDISNCTISVADLHTILCRCDRLQNLSLEGLVLSDDIIRSIAQNSSLVRLNLSGCSEFSAEALMMMLISCSGLEELNLSWCDFTADHIKAAVNHISTNVTQLNFSGYRQNLQIPDIKTLVTRCPYLVQLDLSDSAMLKPECFQYFHQLIYLQHLSLSRCYQISPADLLELGELPTLKTLQAFGIVTDNSLQLLKETLPHIKINCSHFTTIARPTVGSKKNQEIWGIKCRLTLRNPSGL